From Vigna unguiculata cultivar IT97K-499-35 chromosome 5, ASM411807v1, whole genome shotgun sequence, the proteins below share one genomic window:
- the LOC114183544 gene encoding UV-B-induced protein At3g17800, chloroplastic-like has product MEKSVSNNHHLHLRTMLTPSQPPPSSPSSFKTRLRSFPKGLTVRASAGRRHCEFSSLNAPLEPRSLVGKFLGGVLQNRRQMFHVVTKEELKMLSEDRDSAIARMVISQHSDEALLHRRIAKVKEDECMVAISDVMYLLILYKFSEIRVHLVPKLSNCLYNGRLEILPSKDWDLESIHSMEVLDIIRQHVSTVTGLKSNPSVRESWETTAIRRSWLARVYVASILYGYFLKSVSLRYTLEQSLSSSNHALHPGQKSCPSFPDMYRFGSEDVMLGNKNNDMQSVWHDLMRQEEGIEDIKCYVMNFHPGSFQRCAKLRSKEAVQLVESHSNALFGNGKSGLSQHDDVIVTSFSSLRRLVLEAIAFGSFLWETEDYIDNVYKLKDHEVK; this is encoded by the exons atggaaaaaagtGTCTCCAACAACCACCACCTCCACCTTAGGACCATGCTCACTCCTTCACAGCCACCACCATCATCACCATCTTCGTTCAAAACACGCTTGAGATCGTTCCCGAAAGGGTTGACGGTGAGGGCAAGTGCGGGAAGGAGGCACTGCGAGTTCAGCAGCCTCAACGCGCCCCTTGAGCCACGCTCCCTTGTGGGGAAGTTTCTCGGCGGCGTGTTGCAGAATCGCCGCCAAATGTTCCACGTGGTTACCAAGGAAGAGTTGAAGATGTTGAGTGAGGATAGAGACTCTGCTATTGCTCGCATGGTTATCAGTCAGCACTCTGATGAAGCCCTGCTTCACAG GAGGATTGCAAAAGTGAAGGAGGATGAGTGTATGGTTGCTATATCAGATGTAATGTATTTGCTGATTCTATACAAGTTTTCAGAGATCAGGGTTCATTTGGTTCCAAAGCTTTCTAATTGCCTATACAATGGAAGACTAGAGATATTGCCTTCTAAGGATTGGGATCTGGAGTCTATTCACAGCATGGAAGTTTTGGACATCATAAGGCAACATGTCAGCACTGTCACAGGCTTGAAATCAAATCCTAGTGTGAGGGAAAGTTGGGAAACCACTGCTATTCGACGTAGCTGGCTTGCTCGAGTCTATGTTGCCTCCATATTATATGGTTACTTTCTGAAGTCAGTTTCATTGAGGTACACCCTAGAGCAAAGTCTTTCTTCATCTAACCATGCTCTTCATCCGGGTCAGAAATCTTGCCCTTCATTTCCCGACATGTATCGATTCGGGTCGGAAGATGTGATGCTTGGCAACAAGAATAATGACATGCAATCTGTGTGGCATGATTTAATGAGGCAGGAAGAGGGAATTGAGGATATAAAATGTTATGTTATGAACTTTCACCCTGGCTCATTTCAGAGGTGTGCCAAACTGAGATCTAAGGAAGCTGTGCAGTTGGTAGAGAGTCATAGTAATGCACTTTTTGGAAATGGGAAATCTGGTTTGTCTCAGCATGATGATGTTATTGTAACCTCATTTTCTAGTCTGAGGAGGCTAGTCTTGGAAGCTATTGCATTTGGATCCTTCCTGTGGGAAACAGAAGATTATATTGACAATGTGTACAAGCTTAAAGATCATGAGGTAAAGTAA